A window from Hoeflea sp. IMCC20628 encodes these proteins:
- the coaD gene encoding pantetheine-phosphate adenylyltransferase, giving the protein MRIAFYPGSFDPMTNGHIDVLEQSLALCDELVIGIGVHPGKTPMFSFDERVSMIDHVVRSQFSERAQSVSVVSFQGLVVEAARTAGASVLVRGLRDGTDLDYEMQMAGMNRAMAPDVTTVFAPAYPESRHITATLVRQIAKMGGDVTPFVPVVVQKALAARIS; this is encoded by the coding sequence ATGCGCATCGCGTTCTATCCTGGGTCATTCGACCCCATGACCAACGGTCATATCGACGTGCTGGAGCAGTCGCTGGCGCTGTGCGACGAACTGGTGATCGGCATCGGCGTGCATCCGGGAAAAACCCCGATGTTCTCCTTTGACGAGCGCGTCAGCATGATCGATCATGTGGTCCGCTCTCAGTTTTCTGAACGTGCCCAATCGGTTAGTGTCGTTTCTTTCCAGGGACTGGTAGTGGAGGCGGCGCGAACCGCAGGTGCCAGCGTGCTGGTGCGCGGGCTGCGTGATGGCACCGATCTCGACTATGAAATGCAGATGGCCGGCATGAACCGGGCCATGGCGCCCGATGTCACCACTGTATTTGCGCCGGCCTACCCGGAATCCCGCCACATCACCGCCACGCTTGTGCGGCAAATCGCCAAGATGGGTGGCGATGTCACGCCATTTGTTCCGGTTGTGGTGCAAAAGGCGCTGGCCGCGCGGATCTCGTAA
- a CDS encoding YafY family protein yields MSRAARLLDLLQVFRRYKRPVSGASLAEELGVSLRTIYRDIETLKSQGAAIDGEAGVGFVLKPGFMLPPLMFTEDEIEALVLGSRWVAEQADQPLGAAARNALVKIAAVLPDDLKAGLDESTLLVVPGPPLAAGESELPRIRDAIRRQRKLSISYADVNGACSERTIWPIALAFFDRARVVVSWCELRNDFRHFRADRIVGLTVQPAAYPQRRAVLMKQWQAKEGLHLRSRSSD; encoded by the coding sequence TTGTCCCGCGCTGCCCGTCTTCTCGATCTCTTGCAAGTCTTCCGGCGCTACAAGCGGCCGGTCAGTGGCGCGTCGCTGGCCGAAGAGCTCGGCGTGTCGCTGCGCACCATCTATCGCGACATCGAGACGCTGAAATCGCAAGGGGCGGCGATTGACGGGGAGGCGGGGGTCGGTTTCGTGCTCAAGCCCGGTTTCATGCTGCCGCCGCTGATGTTTACCGAGGACGAGATCGAGGCGTTGGTGCTGGGCTCGCGATGGGTCGCCGAGCAGGCCGACCAGCCGCTTGGGGCTGCGGCGCGCAATGCCTTGGTCAAGATCGCCGCCGTGCTGCCCGATGATCTCAAGGCCGGGCTGGATGAATCCACTTTGCTGGTGGTTCCCGGCCCGCCACTTGCCGCCGGCGAGAGCGAATTGCCACGCATTCGCGATGCCATTCGCCGCCAGCGCAAGCTGTCCATTTCCTATGCCGACGTCAATGGCGCCTGCAGTGAACGCACCATCTGGCCGATCGCGCTGGCGTTTTTCGACCGTGCCAGGGTGGTGGTGTCCTGGTGTGAATTGCGCAATGATTTCCGGCATTTCCGGGCCGACAGGATTGTCGGGCTGACCGTGCAGCCTGCTGCCTATCCGCAACGCCGCGCCGTGTTGATGAAACAATGGCAGGCCAAGGAGGGGCTGCATCTGCGCTCCCGGTCGAGTGACTAG
- a CDS encoding transglutaminase family protein — MLIRFGFEIMVDCPAPVPMLLALSTHTEFNGRLIGADYVRTTSMTPISVYVDHYGNRISRAVADQGRTTFWSDCVAEVSGVPDIFPTFAIQHRIEDLPSDTLDFLGASRYCDSDSLGNFAWANFGNTQEGWPRVQAICTFVHNHVTFGYKFGRPDKTARDVLEEKSGVCRDFAHLGVSLCRAMNIPARYVSGYLGDIGVPDTGFDDFCAWFEVFLGGSWHTVDARYNAPRIGRILMVRGSDASDVAMITSFGTYQLSSFRVWTTQLEDGTSDEDVHAMFATLPPPRASGPDFGLAVPGAVHLF, encoded by the coding sequence ATGCTCATCAGGTTTGGTTTCGAAATAATGGTTGATTGTCCGGCGCCGGTGCCGATGTTGCTGGCCCTGTCGACACATACGGAATTCAACGGACGGCTGATCGGTGCTGATTATGTCCGGACCACCAGCATGACCCCGATCTCGGTCTATGTGGACCACTATGGCAACCGCATCTCCCGCGCGGTCGCCGACCAGGGCCGCACCACCTTCTGGTCCGATTGCGTTGCCGAAGTCAGCGGCGTGCCGGATATCTTTCCGACCTTCGCCATCCAGCACCGGATCGAGGATCTGCCCAGCGACACCCTCGATTTCCTCGGGGCAAGCCGCTATTGCGATTCCGACAGCCTGGGGAATTTTGCTTGGGCCAATTTCGGCAATACCCAGGAAGGCTGGCCGCGTGTGCAGGCGATCTGCACCTTCGTCCATAACCATGTGACCTTCGGCTACAAGTTCGGTCGCCCCGACAAGACGGCGCGCGATGTGCTGGAGGAAAAATCCGGCGTCTGTCGCGACTTTGCCCATCTGGGCGTCAGCCTGTGCCGGGCCATGAACATTCCGGCGCGCTACGTCAGCGGTTATCTCGGCGACATCGGTGTGCCTGATACCGGCTTTGATGATTTCTGCGCCTGGTTCGAGGTCTTTCTCGGCGGCAGCTGGCACACGGTCGACGCGCGCTACAATGCGCCGCGCATTGGCCGCATCCTGATGGTGCGCGGCTCGGACGCCTCCGATGTGGCGATGATCACCTCGTTCGGCACCTATCAACTGAGCTCGTTCCGGGTCTGGACCACCCAGCTCGAAGACGGAACCAGCGACGAGGACGTGCATGCGATGTTCGCAACCCTGCCGCCGCCGCGCGCCAGCGGTCCGGATTTCGGTCTGGCGGTCCCTGGTGCTGTTCACCTGTTCTGA
- a CDS encoding DUF1488 family protein, which produces MVASHAMIGFPNSMRSFDEDAGIIRFSGYDGVKEIRFVLEAPALEQFAKLDRSPDTDYLGAFDSFREQIDAAAVRAYKRTGKPVIRLTIADF; this is translated from the coding sequence ATGGTCGCGAGCCATGCGATGATCGGGTTTCCGAACTCCATGCGCAGTTTTGACGAAGACGCGGGGATCATCCGCTTCTCCGGCTATGATGGCGTCAAGGAAATCCGCTTCGTGCTGGAGGCGCCTGCGCTTGAGCAGTTTGCCAAACTGGACCGCTCGCCGGACACCGATTATCTCGGCGCCTTCGACAGCTTCCGCGAGCAGATCGACGCCGCCGCTGTGCGGGCCTACAAGCGCACCGGCAAGCCGGTCATCCGCCTGACCATCGCGGATTTTTAA
- the greA gene encoding transcription elongation factor GreA, which produces MSVAFTKEESSETAAETLLPDRPVSAHPNLVTLSGLKQMQAQLDEARAAFEAANTIEDVNERRRQQAGPLRDARYFTERVRSAQMLPDPESHDVIAFGSTVTYTRDDHPAQSYRIVGEDEADPKNGTISFASPVARALMGKAVGDVVEVNEQDLEVISIS; this is translated from the coding sequence TTGAGCGTAGCCTTTACCAAGGAAGAAAGTTCCGAAACCGCAGCCGAAACATTGCTGCCCGACCGGCCCGTTTCCGCCCATCCCAATCTGGTGACGCTATCCGGTTTGAAGCAGATGCAGGCGCAGCTGGATGAAGCGCGCGCGGCGTTCGAGGCGGCCAATACGATCGAGGATGTCAACGAGCGCCGCCGCCAGCAGGCGGGTCCGTTGCGCGATGCGCGCTATTTTACCGAGCGCGTCCGCTCCGCACAAATGTTGCCCGATCCGGAGTCTCATGATGTGATCGCCTTCGGCTCCACCGTGACCTACACCCGCGACGACCACCCGGCCCAGAGCTACCGCATTGTCGGCGAGGACGAAGCCGACCCCAAGAACGGCACCATCTCGTTCGCCTCGCCGGTGGCGCGCGCGCTGATGGGCAAGGCGGTGGGTGACGTGGTCGAGGTCAATGAACAGGATCTCGAGGTGATTTCAATCTCGTGA
- a CDS encoding VOC family protein, which translates to MLTFNFVLLHVADPVASVSFYSGLLGKPAIESEPQFAMLPLSDTVMLGLWLASDADPSRTGKPGASEISFDTADLPALQKLHDDWRARGLPILVEPVQMPFGHTFVAADPDGHRIRVVASNS; encoded by the coding sequence ATGTTGACTTTCAATTTCGTGCTGCTGCATGTCGCCGATCCGGTCGCCAGCGTCAGCTTCTATTCCGGGCTGCTCGGAAAGCCGGCGATTGAATCGGAGCCGCAATTTGCCATGCTGCCACTGAGCGACACTGTGATGCTCGGCCTCTGGCTTGCCAGCGATGCCGATCCCTCGAGAACCGGAAAGCCCGGCGCCAGCGAGATCTCGTTTGATACAGCTGACCTGCCGGCGCTGCAAAAGCTCCACGACGACTGGCGCGCCAGGGGGCTGCCGATCCTGGTCGAGCCGGTGCAGATGCCGTTCGGCCACACTTTTGTTGCGGCTGATCCCGACGGGCACCGCATTCGCGTGGTGGCGAGCAATTCCTGA
- a CDS encoding DUF4864 domain-containing protein — translation MLMPTLARADDAADARIIIESQIDAFLSDDATTAYSYAAPAIKQLYPDESRFFDMVKRGYQPVYRPGNFAFGRSKAAADGTSIVQEVIIQGPGGQDWTALYSLERQPDGSFKINGVQMIKAAAPQT, via the coding sequence ATGCTGATGCCGACCTTAGCGCGCGCCGATGACGCGGCGGATGCCCGCATCATTATCGAGAGCCAGATTGATGCGTTTTTAAGCGATGACGCAACCACGGCCTATTCCTATGCCGCACCGGCGATCAAGCAGCTCTACCCCGATGAGAGCCGGTTCTTCGATATGGTCAAGCGCGGTTATCAACCGGTCTACCGGCCGGGCAATTTCGCGTTTGGCCGCTCCAAGGCTGCAGCCGACGGGACCAGTATCGTGCAAGAGGTCATCATCCAGGGTCCGGGCGGTCAGGACTGGACCGCGCTTTATTCTCTCGAGCGCCAACCCGATGGAAGCTTCAAGATCAATGGCGTTCAGATGATCAAGGCTGCAGCCCCGCAAACCTGA
- a CDS encoding peptidylprolyl isomerase, whose protein sequence is MAEIKDPENTLIMETTKGQVTIELLPDLAPGHVARIKELAREGAYDGVVFHRVIEGFMAQTGDVKFGKSGGKDFNPGRAGMGGSDKPDLKAEFSNMNHGRGTCSMARSQDPNSANSQFFIVFDDAGFLNRQYTVWGQVTSGMDNVDKIKRGEPVQDPDKIVSVKVAADIKA, encoded by the coding sequence ATGGCGGAGATCAAGGATCCCGAAAACACCCTCATCATGGAAACCACCAAGGGACAGGTGACCATTGAATTGCTTCCCGACCTGGCTCCCGGCCATGTAGCGCGGATCAAGGAACTGGCCCGCGAAGGCGCCTATGACGGCGTGGTGTTTCACCGCGTCATCGAAGGCTTCATGGCGCAGACCGGTGACGTCAAGTTCGGCAAGTCCGGCGGCAAGGATTTCAACCCCGGCCGTGCCGGCATGGGCGGCTCCGACAAGCCCGACCTGAAGGCTGAATTTTCCAACATGAACCATGGCCGCGGCACCTGCTCGATGGCGCGCTCGCAGGATCCGAACTCGGCCAACTCGCAGTTCTTCATCGTCTTTGACGACGCCGGCTTCCTCAACCGTCAGTACACGGTCTGGGGCCAGGTGACGTCCGGCATGGACAATGTCGACAAGATCAAGCGCGGCGAGCCGGTTCAGGATCCCGACAAGATCGTCTCGGTCAAGGTTGCTGCCGACATCAAGGCTTAA
- the queA gene encoding tRNA preQ1(34) S-adenosylmethionine ribosyltransferase-isomerase QueA: MRVDLFDFELPDERIALRPANPRDSARLLRVGADGTLADLSVGDLADLLEPGDALVFNDTKVIPAQLEGFRTRGENLQRISATLHMRSGPDRWKAFVRPGKRIKEGDRLSFGGDGAVCLTGVLDATAGKRGEGGELELIFDLSGPALDEAIMATGHIPLPPYIASKRGEDDQDRLDYQTIYAREDGAVAAPTAGLHFTDALFAKLDARGISRHFVTLHVGAGTFLPVKVDDTAEHLMHSEIGHVSAETAAALNAVHARGGRVVSVGTTSLRLLESATEADGTIKAWSGPTDIFITPGYRFRAVDILMTNFHLPRSTLFMLVSAFSGFETMHGAYRHAIDNNYRFYSYGDSSLLFRSDL; the protein is encoded by the coding sequence ATGCGCGTAGACCTTTTCGATTTCGAGCTTCCCGACGAGCGCATCGCGCTGCGCCCGGCAAACCCGCGCGACAGCGCCCGGTTGCTGCGCGTCGGTGCCGATGGCACGCTGGCTGACCTCAGCGTCGGTGATCTGGCCGACCTGCTCGAACCCGGCGATGCGCTGGTGTTCAACGACACCAAGGTGATCCCGGCACAGCTCGAAGGGTTTCGCACCCGCGGTGAAAACCTGCAGCGCATCTCGGCCACGCTGCACATGCGCTCAGGCCCTGACCGCTGGAAAGCCTTCGTCCGTCCCGGCAAGCGCATCAAAGAGGGCGACCGGCTGTCGTTCGGTGGCGACGGCGCTGTCTGCCTGACCGGCGTTCTTGACGCCACTGCGGGGAAACGCGGCGAGGGCGGCGAACTTGAGCTGATCTTTGATCTTAGCGGCCCGGCGCTGGATGAGGCGATCATGGCCACCGGCCACATTCCGCTGCCGCCCTATATTGCATCCAAGCGCGGCGAGGACGATCAGGACCGGCTCGACTACCAGACAATCTATGCTCGCGAAGATGGCGCCGTTGCGGCCCCCACGGCCGGGCTGCATTTCACCGACGCGCTGTTTGCCAAGCTCGATGCCCGCGGCATCTCCCGGCATTTCGTCACCCTGCATGTCGGCGCCGGCACGTTCTTGCCGGTCAAGGTCGACGACACCGCGGAACATCTGATGCATTCGGAAATCGGCCATGTCAGCGCCGAGACCGCTGCGGCACTCAACGCGGTGCATGCGCGTGGCGGACGGGTTGTCTCCGTCGGCACCACCTCGCTGCGGTTGCTCGAAAGCGCCACCGAAGCGGACGGCACCATCAAGGCCTGGTCCGGCCCGACCGACATCTTCATCACGCCCGGCTACAGGTTCCGCGCCGTCGACATCCTGATGACCAATTTCCATCTGCCGCGCTCGACCCTGTTCATGCTAGTCTCGGCCTTCTCGGGTTTTGAGACCATGCATGGCGCCTACCGCCATGCCATTGATAACAATTACCGTTTCTATTCCTATGGCGATTCCAGCCTGTTGTTCCGGAGCGATCTTTGA
- a CDS encoding peptidylprolyl isomerase, translating into MRLSRLFSASLLVLGLALTACDSNVGMQADTSKTEDAVIKPVVEAEPSATTQETAKEDAKPANAAEQLTITLKTGDVVIELADDVAPQHAARLKALADAGEYDNVAFHRVIDGFMAQTGDVQFGDMEDGFVAQRAGTGGSSNPDLKAEFSDVSFDRGVVGMARSQSPDSANSQFFIMLAPGTFLNGQYTVVGKVVEGMEHVDKIKLGDADNNGSVTDPDRMIKVRTGG; encoded by the coding sequence ATGCGACTTTCACGTCTTTTCTCAGCCAGCCTGCTTGTCCTTGGATTGGCGCTGACAGCTTGCGATTCAAACGTCGGGATGCAAGCCGACACCTCAAAAACTGAAGATGCGGTCATCAAGCCGGTGGTTGAAGCCGAACCTTCGGCCACCACACAGGAAACCGCCAAGGAAGATGCCAAGCCCGCCAATGCGGCCGAGCAGCTGACCATCACACTGAAAACCGGCGATGTGGTTATCGAACTCGCCGACGATGTCGCGCCGCAGCACGCCGCCCGGCTCAAGGCGCTGGCCGATGCGGGTGAATACGACAATGTCGCGTTTCACCGGGTGATCGACGGCTTCATGGCCCAGACCGGCGACGTTCAGTTCGGCGACATGGAAGACGGCTTTGTGGCGCAGCGCGCCGGCACCGGCGGATCGTCCAATCCCGATCTCAAGGCCGAATTCTCCGACGTGTCGTTTGACCGCGGCGTTGTCGGCATGGCGCGGTCGCAAAGCCCGGATTCAGCCAATTCGCAATTCTTCATCATGCTGGCGCCCGGAACCTTCCTCAACGGTCAGTACACCGTGGTGGGCAAGGTTGTCGAAGGCATGGAGCATGTCGACAAGATCAAGCTCGGCGACGCCGACAACAATGGTTCGGTGACCGATCCGGATCGCATGATCAAGGTCCGCACCGGCGGCTGA
- a CDS encoding alpha/beta hydrolase, translated as MSVSRRSFVVGAATTFGAALFGGGYAIGSYGEALAAAHARIAQKSSLLRTYYGDLEYAIEGHGEPFMMVHGTGGGFDQGLRFARGLISNGFEVIAPSRFGYLRSDFPSNPSPQNQADAFVELLDELGIDKIPIAGGSAGAIPAAHFALRHPSRCSHLILIVPAMNLSDRDPVEFTQFQQFLIGKMLSSDRWFWAVQRLAPNQLIGTLLATDPALLTSVSASERERAYLVLNELIPISGRTQGMANDGKIAGSPTDIDFSQIVTPTLIISAEDDRFGTAQTSRIITERIPSSKLVMFPTGGHL; from the coding sequence ATGTCGGTATCTCGCCGTAGCTTTGTTGTAGGTGCTGCAACCACGTTTGGTGCCGCGTTGTTTGGCGGCGGATACGCGATCGGATCCTATGGAGAGGCTTTAGCCGCAGCGCACGCGCGGATCGCGCAGAAAAGCAGCCTGCTGAGAACATATTATGGGGACCTCGAGTATGCCATCGAAGGTCACGGTGAGCCGTTTATGATGGTTCACGGAACTGGTGGGGGCTTCGATCAGGGGTTGCGTTTTGCCCGAGGATTGATTTCCAACGGATTTGAAGTGATCGCACCATCACGTTTCGGCTATCTACGCAGCGACTTTCCATCCAACCCGTCACCCCAGAACCAAGCAGATGCATTTGTCGAACTGTTGGATGAGTTGGGCATTGACAAGATCCCGATTGCTGGCGGTTCGGCCGGGGCTATTCCGGCAGCACACTTTGCGCTCCGCCATCCTAGCCGTTGTTCGCATCTGATCCTCATAGTCCCCGCAATGAACTTGAGTGATCGCGACCCAGTCGAATTTACCCAGTTCCAGCAGTTCCTGATTGGAAAAATGTTGTCGTCGGATCGTTGGTTCTGGGCCGTTCAAAGACTGGCGCCTAACCAGTTGATAGGCACGTTGCTGGCGACAGATCCCGCCCTTTTGACATCCGTATCCGCTTCAGAGCGTGAAAGGGCGTATCTGGTGCTCAATGAACTGATTCCAATAAGTGGACGCACTCAAGGGATGGCGAATGATGGCAAGATAGCGGGTAGCCCAACGGACATCGATTTTTCGCAGATTGTAACGCCGACATTGATCATTTCTGCCGAAGATGACCGGTTCGGGACTGCACAGACCTCGCGTATTATTACTGAAAGAATCCCTTCCTCGAAGCTTGTCATGTTTCCAACCGGCGGGCACCTTTGA
- a CDS encoding IS3 family transposase (programmed frameshift) gives MSTAKFSDDFKRDAVHQIVERGYPVAEVSQRLGVSPHSLYAWKKRFSQPSGGDDKDAEIRRLKRELTRVIEERDILKKANRVFRQGCKVRYAFVAEHRPLFSVRAMCRCLRIQPSGFYAWLKHPLSKRAREDVRQTELIHKAWKDSGKVYGYRKLHDDLLDQGETCCPNRVARLATLAGITAQIGYKRRPGSYGGKPSLVVDNTLDRQFDVDVPDRAWVTDITYIRTQEGFAYLAVVIDLYSRRVVGWSMQSRQTTDVVLQALLMAVWRRKPKNRVLIHSDQGSQFTSMDWAAFLRAHNLEHSMSRRGNCHDNAVAESFFNLLKRERIRRRTYKTRTEARQDVFDYIEMFYNPTRKHVRNGMLSPVEFERQQRTKTEGV, from the exons ATGAGCACAGCCAAATTCAGTGACGATTTTAAACGCGATGCTGTTCATCAGATCGTTGAGCGCGGTTATCCAGTTGCGGAGGTTTCACAGCGGCTGGGCGTCAGCCCGCATTCGCTCTACGCGTGGAAGAAGAGGTTCTCACAGCCATCGGGCGGCGACGACAAAGATGCCGAGATCAGACGGCTGAAACGCGAACTGACCAGGGTCATCGAGGAGCGCGACATCCTAAAAAAAGCCA ACCGCGTATTTCGCCAGGGATGCAAAGTGAGATACGCGTTCGTGGCCGAGCATCGCCCGCTGTTCTCTGTGCGGGCGATGTGCCGGTGTCTGCGCATCCAACCTAGCGGCTTCTATGCCTGGCTGAAGCACCCGTTGAGCAAACGGGCTCGCGAAGACGTGCGCCAGACCGAGCTCATCCACAAAGCATGGAAGGACAGCGGCAAGGTTTATGGCTATCGCAAGCTCCACGATGATCTGCTGGATCAGGGCGAAACGTGCTGTCCGAACCGCGTTGCACGTCTGGCCACACTGGCGGGCATCACAGCGCAGATCGGTTACAAGCGTAGGCCGGGCAGCTACGGCGGCAAACCGTCATTGGTGGTGGACAACACGCTAGACCGGCAGTTCGACGTGGACGTGCCAGACAGGGCCTGGGTCACTGACATCACCTACATCCGTACTCAAGAAGGTTTCGCCTACCTCGCCGTCGTTATCGATCTCTACTCCCGCCGTGTCGTCGGCTGGTCGATGCAAAGCCGCCAGACAACGGATGTTGTCCTGCAAGCATTGCTCATGGCCGTTTGGCGAAGGAAGCCGAAGAACAGGGTGCTGATCCATTCGGACCAGGGCTCGCAGTTCACCAGCATGGACTGGGCTGCGTTTCTGCGCGCCCATAATCTTGAGCACTCAATGAGCCGGCGCGGCAACTGTCACGACAACGCTGTTGCCGAGAGCTTCTTCAACTTGCTCAAGCGCGAGCGGATACGACGACGGACTTACAAAACCCGAACCGAAGCGAGGCAGGATGTGTTCGACTACATCGAGATGTTCTACAATCCCACGCGCAAGCATGTGAGGAACGGGATGCTGTCACCCGTCGAGTTCGAACGGCAGCAGAGAACGAAGACAGAGGGTGTCTAG
- a CDS encoding NADPH:quinone oxidoreductase family protein, which translates to MKAIVCPAYGPVSNLEYRDLPDPEPGPDEVVIRSEAIGVNYPDELLVQGLYQMKPETPFVPGMEAAGVVEATGNKVIHVKPGDRVVTLLDLGGYAEKVLAPANRVFPLPDTMAYEDACALMCAWGTAHHGLRQRANLKPGETLLVLGAAGSTGLAAVSIGKAIGAHVIAVASTAEKQTACLEAGADVALPYEGLKEALKSFPGRGVDVAFDPVGGAGFDVAARAMARNGRLLVVGFASGEIPKLPVNLVLLKEYSLIGVFWGSFVAKEPSVYAANNRELFAWHSTGLIKPRIDERQPLAKAATALKRILDRGAIGKTILIP; encoded by the coding sequence ATGAAAGCGATTGTTTGCCCTGCGTATGGACCAGTCTCCAATCTGGAATATCGCGACCTGCCCGACCCTGAGCCAGGCCCGGACGAGGTTGTGATCAGATCGGAAGCCATCGGCGTCAACTATCCCGACGAATTGCTGGTTCAGGGCCTCTACCAGATGAAGCCCGAGACGCCGTTCGTGCCGGGCATGGAAGCGGCCGGTGTGGTCGAGGCGACCGGCAACAAGGTCATCCACGTCAAGCCGGGCGATCGTGTCGTCACCTTGCTGGATTTAGGCGGCTATGCCGAAAAAGTGCTGGCGCCGGCTAACCGCGTGTTCCCGCTTCCCGACACCATGGCGTACGAGGATGCCTGCGCGCTGATGTGCGCCTGGGGTACCGCGCACCACGGGTTGAGGCAGCGGGCCAATCTGAAGCCCGGCGAAACGCTGCTGGTGCTGGGTGCCGCCGGCTCGACCGGGCTGGCAGCTGTTTCCATCGGCAAGGCCATCGGCGCCCATGTCATAGCGGTGGCGTCCACGGCGGAAAAGCAGACCGCCTGCCTTGAGGCCGGTGCCGATGTCGCCCTGCCCTATGAAGGCTTGAAGGAGGCGTTGAAGTCCTTCCCCGGTCGCGGCGTCGATGTTGCCTTTGACCCGGTCGGCGGCGCCGGTTTTGATGTCGCGGCTCGCGCCATGGCCCGCAATGGCCGGTTGTTGGTGGTTGGTTTTGCTTCAGGTGAAATCCCGAAACTGCCGGTCAATCTGGTGCTGCTGAAGGAATATTCGCTGATTGGCGTGTTCTGGGGCTCCTTCGTCGCCAAGGAACCGTCAGTCTATGCCGCCAACAACCGCGAACTCTTCGCCTGGCATTCCACCGGCCTGATCAAGCCGCGCATTGATGAACGCCAGCCTTTGGCCAAGGCCGCAACGGCGCTGAAGCGCATTCTCGACCGCGGCGCCATCGGCAAGACCATTCTGATACCCTGA
- the tgt gene encoding tRNA guanosine(34) transglycosylase Tgt produces the protein MTTDTFQFKLKATDGKARRGEITMPRGAIRTPAFMPVGTGGTVKAMYMDQVSDLGADIILGNTYHLMLRPGAERVAKLGGLHEFARWQKPILTDSGGFQVMSLSALRKINEHGVTFQSHIDGSRHEMSPERSIEIQGLLDSDIQMQLDECVRLPASETEIERAMEMSLRWAERCKTAFGDQPGKAMFGIVQGGDIPKLRERSAQGLSGLDLKGYAVGGLAVGEPQEVMLDMLDVTCPLLPSDKPRYLMGVGTPDDMLKSVGRGIDMFDCVMPTRAGRHGLAFTRHGKINIKNARHADDHRPLDEQSSCPAARDYSRAYLHHLVRSNEILGMMLITWNNLSYYQDLTAGIRGSIEAQRFEDFAAETQATWARGDIAPLG, from the coding sequence TTGACCACTGATACTTTCCAGTTCAAGCTCAAGGCCACCGACGGCAAGGCGCGGCGCGGCGAAATCACCATGCCACGCGGAGCCATCCGCACACCGGCGTTCATGCCGGTCGGCACCGGCGGCACGGTCAAGGCCATGTATATGGATCAGGTCAGCGATCTGGGCGCCGACATCATCCTGGGAAACACCTATCACCTGATGCTGCGTCCCGGCGCCGAACGGGTGGCCAAGCTCGGTGGCCTGCACGAGTTCGCCCGCTGGCAAAAGCCGATCCTGACCGATTCCGGCGGGTTCCAGGTGATGTCGCTGTCGGCGCTGCGCAAGATCAACGAGCACGGCGTCACCTTCCAGTCGCATATCGACGGCTCGCGCCACGAGATGAGCCCGGAACGCTCGATCGAAATCCAGGGTCTGCTTGATTCCGACATCCAGATGCAGCTCGATGAATGCGTCCGGCTACCGGCCAGCGAGACCGAGATCGAGCGCGCCATGGAAATGTCGCTGCGCTGGGCCGAGCGTTGCAAGACCGCCTTTGGTGACCAGCCCGGCAAGGCGATGTTCGGCATTGTCCAGGGCGGCGATATCCCGAAACTGCGCGAGCGTTCCGCACAGGGCCTGTCAGGTCTCGACCTCAAGGGCTATGCGGTCGGCGGTCTGGCTGTGGGCGAGCCGCAGGAGGTGATGCTCGACATGCTCGATGTCACCTGTCCGCTGCTGCCTTCTGACAAACCGCGCTACCTGATGGGTGTCGGCACGCCCGACGACATGCTCAAATCCGTCGGCCGCGGCATCGACATGTTCGATTGCGTGATGCCGACCCGCGCCGGCCGCCACGGCCTGGCCTTCACCCGCCACGGCAAGATCAACATCAAGAACGCCCGCCACGCCGACGACCACCGGCCGCTGGACGAGCAAAGCTCATGCCCGGCGGCGCGTGACTATTCCCGCGCCTATCTGCATCATCTGGTCCGCTCGAACGAGATTCTGGGCATGATGCTGATCACCTGGAACAATCTCAGCTACTACCAGGACCTGACGGCCGGCATTCGCGGATCAATCGAAGCACAGCGGTTTGAAGATTTTGCCGCCGAGACCCAAGCCACCTGGGCACGCGGCGACATCGCGCCGCTGGGGTAG